A single Nostoc sp. PCC 7107 DNA region contains:
- a CDS encoding serine/threonine-protein kinase, with product MSQSAFISPRITGLLANRYQLKQLIGSGGMGEVFLADDILLGGTPVAVKFLTQTFCDEKMQQDFAREAMLSAALSQKSLHIVRAYDYGVSAEGKPFYVMEYLNGKSLKDLIPMPLPKFLTLIRQISLGLQCAHQGINIDGKIYQLVHRDVKPANILVLPDPILGKLIKILDFGIAKFINYTNTVNTNKGFHGTLPYCSPEQLEGAEIDSRSDIYSLGVMMFEMLTGAKPWQPETDLFGAWYKAHNFEAPKAIATVSPQLKLPQQLNNLIMACLAKKPGDRPQNMTEILQVLDSLEKSSCQILPTPLASQYNPNLIVGADLPPVLKTNFEKLRWPQNKPIQEIVFPQILDKSQANLPALWLMLPKQEIKKRVLCQRYNHFVFITAPHPMLLWITLLHDPELGPKWLPCYLDMQNPQNQELVSSLIEHKRYSLICFTLEAPHSCVTVLNTHITNTQLQRLKQWIEQSKSQPHSDQALISKNLLKQQYKQIQTHILEHLSSKSKVVAASTT from the coding sequence GTGAGTCAAAGTGCATTCATCTCTCCACGCATTACAGGATTGCTGGCCAATCGCTATCAGCTTAAACAGTTGATTGGTAGTGGTGGCATGGGTGAAGTTTTTTTAGCCGATGATATTTTACTAGGTGGAACACCCGTTGCCGTCAAGTTTTTAACGCAAACCTTTTGTGATGAAAAAATGCAGCAAGACTTTGCACGAGAAGCAATGTTAAGTGCAGCTTTAAGTCAAAAAAGTCTTCATATTGTGCGAGCTTATGATTATGGTGTGAGTGCCGAAGGCAAGCCATTTTATGTGATGGAATATCTGAATGGCAAAAGCTTAAAAGATTTAATACCTATGCCTCTACCTAAGTTTTTGACCTTGATTCGCCAGATTTCTTTAGGTTTACAATGCGCCCATCAAGGTATTAATATTGATGGCAAAATTTATCAATTAGTCCATAGAGATGTTAAGCCAGCTAATATATTAGTTCTGCCAGATCCAATTTTAGGAAAGTTAATTAAAATTCTTGATTTTGGTATTGCTAAATTTATTAATTATACAAACACAGTTAATACCAATAAAGGCTTTCATGGTACCTTGCCATACTGTTCTCCTGAACAGCTAGAAGGTGCAGAAATTGATAGTCGCTCGGATATTTATAGTTTGGGTGTAATGATGTTTGAGATGCTGACAGGTGCTAAACCTTGGCAGCCTGAAACAGATTTATTTGGGGCTTGGTATAAAGCACATAACTTTGAAGCACCAAAAGCGATCGCAACTGTTAGCCCCCAACTCAAACTACCCCAACAACTCAACAATCTCATTATGGCTTGCTTGGCAAAAAAGCCAGGCGATCGCCCTCAAAATATGACAGAAATTCTGCAAGTTCTCGATAGTCTAGAAAAGTCGAGTTGTCAGATTTTACCCACACCTTTAGCCTCACAATATAACCCTAACTTGATAGTTGGTGCTGATTTGCCTCCAGTACTAAAAACAAATTTTGAAAAACTGCGATGGCCACAAAATAAACCCATTCAGGAAATTGTATTTCCTCAAATTTTAGATAAGTCACAAGCTAATTTACCAGCCTTGTGGCTGATGTTACCTAAACAAGAAATCAAAAAACGAGTTTTGTGTCAGCGTTATAACCATTTTGTTTTCATTACAGCGCCTCACCCAATGCTGTTATGGATCACCCTCCTCCACGATCCAGAACTTGGCCCGAAATGGCTACCTTGCTACTTAGATATGCAGAATCCTCAAAACCAAGAACTGGTCTCTAGTTTAATAGAACATAAACGCTATTCTTTGATTTGCTTTACCTTGGAAGCACCTCATAGCTGTGTCACTGTTTTGAACACTCACATCACTAACACCCAGCTACAAAGATTAAAACAGTGGATTGAACAAAGTAAAAGCCAGCCTCACTCTGATCAAGCTTTGATAAGTAAAAATCTGTTAAAACAGCAGTATAAACAAATACAAACTCATATCCTAGAACATTTGTCCTCTAAATCAAAGGTTGTGGCTGCTTCAACAACTTAG
- a CDS encoding serine/threonine-protein kinase, with the protein MVVPKTEIDIYIGKFLNNRYLIKDLIGKGGMGRVYLAEDAAKGGILVAVKILMLSLGNQQISQRFAREIFIGAQLGRKSKNIVRVLSYGMTDDKTPFYVMEYLQGKNLKQILKVQPLTLVKFIDICQQICLGLQCAHQGISLKGEIYPIVHRDIKPENIFIIDDGKQDEVVKILDFGIAKFLTERSGMTLTDSFIGSLPYCSPEHMEGRKLLDVRSDIYSLGVLMFEMLTGKHPFQTESNSFGSWYQAHRFQAPPTPEQVNPEIKIPQVLKKLLLTCLAKEVSERPQTISQVLVVLEKIKRQVARDFSLESDSASSPVTLVPVTSISEKECLQKTWPKNKPIASIGFPYLLHTTQGVIPTFWAMLPKQEITNFSDKYHSTEFIDKMNLYPMLLWVTVLYNAQFSLTKWLSYFLDLKDNRGQRIAKLLADRGYYHLLFFALEEPTQCANVMTLTLTAKQRQQLTDWLELEEKSHEVIASEQAKDILKAEYLNLKSEILQKLVERQQIAKLGFRSWLSQLFDKILQILSRS; encoded by the coding sequence ATGGTAGTTCCTAAAACCGAAATAGATATTTATATTGGAAAGTTTTTAAATAATCGCTATTTAATAAAAGATTTAATTGGTAAAGGCGGTATGGGTAGGGTTTACTTAGCAGAAGATGCCGCTAAGGGTGGAATTTTAGTGGCTGTAAAGATTTTAATGCTAAGTCTAGGAAATCAGCAAATATCGCAACGTTTTGCCAGAGAAATTTTTATTGGCGCTCAATTAGGTCGTAAAAGTAAAAATATTGTTCGGGTATTAAGCTATGGCATGACAGATGATAAAACACCATTTTATGTCATGGAATATCTGCAAGGGAAAAATCTCAAGCAGATTCTGAAAGTACAACCATTAACGCTTGTCAAATTTATCGATATTTGTCAGCAAATTTGTTTAGGATTACAGTGCGCTCATCAAGGTATCAGCCTCAAAGGAGAAATTTACCCGATTGTTCATCGAGATATTAAGCCAGAAAATATCTTTATTATTGATGATGGCAAACAAGACGAGGTTGTCAAAATTCTCGATTTTGGCATTGCTAAATTTTTAACAGAACGTAGTGGAATGACCCTGACTGATTCTTTTATCGGGAGCTTGCCTTACTGTTCTCCAGAACACATGGAAGGGCGTAAACTTCTAGATGTACGCTCTGATATTTACAGTTTGGGTGTATTAATGTTTGAAATGCTGACAGGGAAACATCCATTTCAAACAGAAAGTAACTCTTTTGGTAGTTGGTATCAAGCTCATCGTTTTCAAGCTCCACCCACACCAGAGCAAGTCAATCCCGAAATCAAAATACCTCAAGTATTAAAAAAATTATTACTAACTTGTTTAGCTAAAGAAGTTAGTGAACGTCCTCAAACTATTAGTCAAGTCTTAGTAGTTTTAGAGAAAATTAAACGACAGGTTGCCAGAGATTTTTCACTAGAAAGTGATAGCGCTTCATCTCCTGTTACCTTAGTACCAGTAACTTCTATTTCTGAAAAAGAATGTTTACAAAAAACATGGCCTAAAAATAAACCAATTGCATCTATTGGTTTTCCCTATTTATTACATACTACCCAAGGAGTTATTCCCACTTTTTGGGCAATGTTACCTAAGCAAGAAATTACTAATTTTTCTGATAAATATCACAGTACAGAATTTATTGACAAAATGAATTTATACCCCATGCTGTTATGGGTTACAGTTCTATACAATGCTCAATTTTCTCTAACTAAATGGCTATCTTATTTCTTAGATTTAAAAGATAATAGAGGTCAGAGAATTGCTAAACTTTTAGCAGATAGAGGGTACTATCATCTATTATTTTTCGCTCTAGAAGAACCAACTCAATGTGCTAATGTGATGACCCTAACTCTGACAGCCAAGCAAAGACAGCAACTTACTGATTGGTTGGAATTAGAGGAAAAATCTCATGAGGTGATCGCATCTGAACAAGCTAAAGATATTTTGAAAGCAGAATACTTAAACTTAAAATCAGAAATTTTACAAAAATTAGTAGAAAGACAACAAATTGCCAAACTTGGTTTTAGATCTTGGTTATCTCAACTATTTGACAAAATCCTCCAAATTTTATCACGTTCTTAA